In Sporichthya polymorpha DSM 43042, a genomic segment contains:
- a CDS encoding DUF3105 domain-containing protein produces MSPKTRSGSKAKSSTRRPTEVTDDRRAKVEALRHEQARKDRRRTIAAAVVGVATAGLFIAAIAVAVSRDDDGAVVASGEIPGVQTFTPEAGHVPTPVQYAQTPPAGGEHAAAWLNCGTYTAPVPNENAVHSMEHGAVWITYRPDLPAAQVTKLKNAMPDSFGVLSPYPGIATPVVASAWGRQLPLESPDDPRLGEFIRAFRLGDQAPEPGAPCTGGVDGREAPAVGGS; encoded by the coding sequence TTGAGTCCGAAAACCCGCTCCGGCAGCAAGGCGAAGTCGAGCACGCGGCGCCCAACAGAGGTCACCGACGATCGACGCGCCAAGGTCGAGGCACTGCGGCATGAGCAAGCCCGCAAGGACCGCCGCCGCACCATCGCGGCGGCCGTGGTCGGAGTAGCGACGGCGGGGCTATTCATCGCCGCCATCGCGGTCGCGGTCAGCCGCGACGACGACGGCGCCGTCGTAGCTAGTGGCGAGATCCCGGGCGTCCAGACCTTCACCCCCGAAGCGGGCCACGTGCCGACGCCGGTGCAATACGCGCAGACCCCGCCGGCGGGAGGCGAGCACGCCGCTGCCTGGCTCAACTGCGGGACCTACACCGCCCCGGTGCCCAATGAGAACGCGGTGCACTCGATGGAGCACGGAGCCGTCTGGATCACCTACCGCCCCGACCTGCCCGCCGCTCAGGTCACCAAGCTGAAGAACGCCATGCCCGACTCCTTCGGCGTCCTGTCGCCATACCCGGGCATCGCCACTCCGGTGGTCGCTTCGGCCTGGGGCCGCCAGCTGCCGCTCGAGAGCCCGGACGACCCGCGGCTCGGCGAGTTCATCCGCGCCTTCCGTCTCGGCGACCAGGCGCCCGAGCCCGGCGCGCCGTGCACGGGAGGCGTCGACGGCCGGGAGGCCCCGGCCGTCGGTGGATCCTGA
- a CDS encoding DUF305 domain-containing protein: MLLGLRLDTEEATVPRDDSAAAGFARDMQAHHAQAVEMSMIVRDRTDDPEIRTLAYDIALGQQQQIGQMFAWLQLWGLPQTGEDSRMAWAMAAHPGSMTSPGSGTTTMDHPMPGMVRAADVQKLATRTGRDAEVWFLKRMIEHHRGGVAMAQAALAFELPQEVKRLAETIVNAQTAEIEVLSSLLAQRAT; encoded by the coding sequence GTGTTGCTGGGGCTGCGACTCGACACCGAGGAAGCGACCGTTCCGCGAGACGACTCGGCCGCGGCCGGATTCGCGCGGGACATGCAGGCCCACCACGCCCAGGCGGTGGAGATGTCGATGATCGTCCGTGACCGCACCGACGATCCGGAGATCCGCACACTCGCCTACGACATCGCCCTCGGCCAACAACAGCAGATCGGGCAGATGTTCGCCTGGCTGCAGCTGTGGGGCCTTCCGCAGACGGGCGAGGACTCCCGCATGGCGTGGGCTATGGCGGCGCACCCCGGTTCGATGACGTCCCCCGGCAGCGGCACCACAACGATGGATCACCCGATGCCCGGCATGGTCCGCGCCGCCGACGTCCAGAAGCTGGCCACGCGGACAGGTCGCGACGCCGAGGTGTGGTTCCTCAAGCGCATGATCGAGCACCACCGCGGCGGGGTCGCGATGGCGCAGGCGGCGCTGGCCTTCGAATTGCCGCAGGAGGTCAAGCGGCTGGCCGAGACGATCGTCAACGCGCAGACCGCCGAGATCGAGGTCCTCAGCTCACTCCTCGCGCAGCGCGCCACATAG